One Brassica napus cultivar Da-Ae chromosome C4, Da-Ae, whole genome shotgun sequence genomic region harbors:
- the LOC106390693 gene encoding protein YLS9-like (The RefSeq protein has 1 substitution compared to this genomic sequence), whose translation MSKDCGNHGGGKEAAVRRICAAVIAFIIIVLITIFLVWVILRPTKPRFILQDATVFAFNLSQPNLLTSNFQITFASRNPNSKIGIYYDRLHVYATYRNQQITLRTAIPPTYQGHKEDNVWSPFVYGTAVPIAPYNSVALGDEQGHGLVQLMIRADGRVRWKVGTLITGKYHIHVRCPALINLGNKAAGVIVGDNAVKYTLVTKCSVNV comes from the coding sequence ATGTCCAAAGATTGCGGCAACCACGGTGGTGGCAAAGAAGCAGCCGTCCGGCGAATCTGCGCCGCCGTTATAGCCTTCATCATAATAGTTCTAATCACCATCTTTCTAGTATGGGTCATACTCAGGCCAACTAAGCCAAGATTCATCCTCCAAGACGCCACCGTCTTCGCCTTCAACCTCTCGCAACCAAACCTCCTCACCACAAACTTTCAGATCACATTCGCATCTCGTAACCCTAACTCCAAGATCGGTATCTACTACGACCGTCTCCACGTCTACGCTACGTACCGTAACCAGCAGATAACTCTCAGGACAGCGATCCCTCCGACGTACCAAGGCCACAAAGAAGACAACGTCTGGTCTCCGTTTGTTTACGGAACCGCTGTTCCGATCGCACCGTACAACTCCGTCGCTTTGGGAGACGAGCAAGGTCATGGACTCGTTCAGTTAATGATACGTGCCGATGGGCGCGTGAGGTGGAAAGTAGGGACGTTGATCACCGGAAAATATCATATCCATGTTCGGTGTCCGGCTCTCATCAATCTTGGGAACAAAGCTGCTGGTGTTATTGTCGGTGATAACGCCGTTAAGTATACGTTGGTTACTAAATGTAGTGTGAACGTTTAG